From the genome of Hydrogenovibrio kuenenii DSM 12350:
CGTCAAACAAACCTAACTTTTAGCGAGACACTCTTGGCTAAACTGCTCGAATTACAATTACAAAATTTCAGAAATCTGAAACCCTATAAGCTGACATTCGGCCCTCGTCTTAACCTTATTGTTGGCGATAATGCTGCGGGTAAAACGTCTGTGATTGAAGCCGTTTGGACACTTTCTTCAGGGCGCTCTTTTCGCACCGCTAAACCACAGCACCTGATTCAACAAGACACTTCCGAGTTAACCCTGTTTGCTCGCGTAGAACAACAACACCAAACTCATGCCATTGGGCTATCACGTTCAGATGAAAAAGTACTCATTAAGGTCGATGGTGAATCAATTCAAACTCAAGCAGAACTTGCCAGCAAATTGCCCGTGCAACTGCTTACGCCAGAAAGTCACCGTCTCTTGGAAGAAGGCCCTAAAGCCCGCAGACACTATCTGGATTGGGGCTGTTTTCATCAATCACAATCCTTTATTAATGCTTGGCGACATTATCAACGTGCATTAAAACAACGTAACCATGGGCTAAAAACCAAACTGCCAAAAGAACAAATTCAACTTTGGAGTCCTCAGCTGATTGAAACGGCGGCGGAGGTTGATCGCATCCGCCAAGATTATGTTGAAGCCCTTACGCCCTATTTGGCAGAATTTTGTCAGGCTCTCATGCCTGAGTTGAAGATGATACCTGAATGTCATTTCCGAACAGGTTGGCCAAAATCTGCGGGCACTTTTGCGCAAGCACTGGAATCGAATTTCCAAAAAGACTTTCAACAAGGCCATACTCAATATGGTTGCCATCGTGCTGACATCAAATTTCGTTTTGACGGTCAGGATGCCTTGATCAAACTGTCTCGCGGTCAGCAAAAGCTATTTGTTTGTGCGTTGCTATTAGCGCAAGCGAGTCTATATGAAAAAACGGCAAATGAAGCGGTCATTATGCTGATTGATGACCTGCCTGCCGAGCTAGATGCGCACCATCGCAAAACGCTACTTAAATTATTACAGGCACTGGATATTCAACATATTTTGACCAGTACCGATCAAAGCCTTATTCCCCTATTAGATGCTGAAAACTCAAAAATCTGGCAACTGGAAAAGGGACAGTTCACCGAAATACTTCAAGACTAATGTCACGGATGAACTTTGCTATTTCTCCGGTTTTATTGAATAATTTCCACTGTTTTAATAAACCAAGAGAAAATCCATGTCAGCTCGTCACACCCTATCTGTTGTTTTAATTTCTTTGCTAGGACTATTTGCTACTAAAGCAGCCTATGCAGATGACTACAAAGAAGCTCTAAAATCTTTTCAGTCAGTTGATGCCACTTCGCCATTTTTTAAAAATGCCTATGGTTATGCGATTTTTCCAAGTATCGGTAAAGCAGGATTTGTTATCGGCGGCGCTTATGGTGAAGGCCGAGTTTATAAACACGGTACTTGGGTTGGCGACACCACCATGATGCAGGGCACTTTGGGCTTTCAGCTTGGTGGACAAGTCTTCAGTGAAATCATCTTCTTTAAAAACAAAGATGCTTATGATGACTTTACCCGTGAAGGCTTCGAATTTGGTGGAGAAGCTTCTGTGGTTGCCATTACAGCTGGCGCCTCTGCATCGGCAGGCACAACAGGGGCAGGAACCGGTGCGAGTGGTGGCAGCAATAACGCAACAGGAAAAGCTGAGTACTATCGAGGCATGGCGACTTTCACTATTGCCAAAGGCGGCTTAATGTACCAAGCAACGCTAGGTGGTCAGAAATTTACTTTTAAACCAAAAAAGTAATGGCTCATGCTTGGTCGCTTAACATCTTTAATACTTGCAATAGGCTTAATCACAAGCCTATTGCCCGTCTCTGCTTATAGCGCCCAAACCACTTATTCCCCTCTCAAAACCTTTTATAGCTTTGATCTCATCAACAGTAAAACCGGGAAACAACTTTCCGTCAGCGAACTCGCAAAGAAAATCACAAATGCCAATGTCATCTTTATCGGTGAACTTCATGGTCATCAAGCGTCACATTTACTTGAAGCTGAGCTTCAATCTGCACTCTACGATTTACGACCTAGTCAAGTGCTATCTATGGAACAATTCAATCGTGACCACCAACAGGATATTGATCAATATTTAGATGGTGAGGTTGGCGAAAAAACCTTTATGCAACAAAGTGAAGCTTGGTCAAACTACAGTGGCAGCTATCGCCCATTGATTGAATTCGCAAAGCGACACTTTTTACCGGTTATCGCAGCCAATGCCCCTTTTCAAACCGTGCGTTGTGTTGGTAGACAAGGAAAACCCTATTTGCAAAAGCTTTCCTCAGAGGAAAAAGAGCAAATCGCTAATCAGCCTTTTATGAGCGATAGCGCTTATCAACAGAAATTTGCACAATTTCAATCCATGGCAAAACCACACACTCAAAACCAAAAAGGGTTTGAAGCACAGCTTTTACGCGACAACACCATGGCGGAGTCTATCCTACAAGCGATCAAAGACAATCCAGGCGCGCAAATCATTCACACCAACGGCACCTTTCATAGCGCATCTCATTTAGGCACAGTTGC
Proteins encoded in this window:
- the recF gene encoding DNA replication/repair protein RecF (All proteins in this family for which functions are known are DNA-binding proteins that assist the filamentation of RecA onto DNA for the initiation of recombination or recombinational repair.) translates to MAKLLELQLQNFRNLKPYKLTFGPRLNLIVGDNAAGKTSVIEAVWTLSSGRSFRTAKPQHLIQQDTSELTLFARVEQQHQTHAIGLSRSDEKVLIKVDGESIQTQAELASKLPVQLLTPESHRLLEEGPKARRHYLDWGCFHQSQSFINAWRHYQRALKQRNHGLKTKLPKEQIQLWSPQLIETAAEVDRIRQDYVEALTPYLAEFCQALMPELKMIPECHFRTGWPKSAGTFAQALESNFQKDFQQGHTQYGCHRADIKFRFDGQDALIKLSRGQQKLFVCALLLAQASLYEKTANEAVIMLIDDLPAELDAHHRKTLLKLLQALDIQHILTSTDQSLIPLLDAENSKIWQLEKGQFTEILQD
- a CDS encoding lipid-binding SYLF domain-containing protein; this encodes MSARHTLSVVLISLLGLFATKAAYADDYKEALKSFQSVDATSPFFKNAYGYAIFPSIGKAGFVIGGAYGEGRVYKHGTWVGDTTMMQGTLGFQLGGQVFSEIIFFKNKDAYDDFTREGFEFGGEASVVAITAGASASAGTTGAGTGASGGSNNATGKAEYYRGMATFTIAKGGLMYQATLGGQKFTFKPKK
- a CDS encoding ChaN family lipoprotein; amino-acid sequence: MLGRLTSLILAIGLITSLLPVSAYSAQTTYSPLKTFYSFDLINSKTGKQLSVSELAKKITNANVIFIGELHGHQASHLLEAELQSALYDLRPSQVLSMEQFNRDHQQDIDQYLDGEVGEKTFMQQSEAWSNYSGSYRPLIEFAKRHFLPVIAANAPFQTVRCVGRQGKPYLQKLSSEEKEQIANQPFMSDSAYQQKFAQFQSMAKPHTQNQKGFEAQLLRDNTMAESILQAIKDNPGAQIIHTNGTFHSASHLGTVALLHKRAPKLNIVVISPIVTTSPDKPQLQKTDLKKGDYVYLIQSLPVDYVQASKRKKAFAKMFKEANAKACR